Proteins encoded within one genomic window of Polaribacter sp. NJDZ03:
- a CDS encoding MotA/TolQ/ExbB proton channel family protein: MKKVVNVLSVTGFMFFGAIQSTFAQEAAEESKTFHQELKQRFIEGGPEFMGIVLVALILGLAIAIERIIYLNLATTNTKKLVASVDEALSSGGVEAAKEVCRNSKGPVASIFYQGLDRVDEGVDAAEKAVVSYGGVQMGLLEKNISWLSLFIALAPMLGFMGTVIGMIQAFDMIAVANDISPGVVAVGIKVALLTTVFGLIVAIILQIFYNYIVSKIDSIVNNMEDASIQLIDLLVKYKK; the protein is encoded by the coding sequence ATGAAAAAAGTAGTAAATGTCCTATCCGTAACAGGATTTATGTTTTTTGGAGCTATTCAATCAACTTTCGCACAAGAAGCAGCTGAAGAGTCAAAAACTTTCCACCAAGAATTAAAACAACGTTTTATAGAAGGTGGCCCAGAATTTATGGGAATTGTATTAGTAGCCTTAATTTTAGGTTTAGCAATTGCAATTGAAAGAATTATTTATTTAAACTTGGCAACAACTAATACTAAGAAATTAGTAGCTAGTGTAGATGAAGCTTTAAGTTCTGGTGGTGTAGAAGCTGCTAAAGAAGTTTGTAGAAACTCTAAAGGACCAGTTGCATCTATCTTTTACCAAGGTTTAGACAGAGTAGATGAAGGAGTAGATGCTGCAGAAAAAGCTGTAGTTTCTTATGGAGGAGTTCAAATGGGACTTTTAGAGAAAAACATTTCATGGCTATCTTTATTTATTGCTTTAGCACCGATGCTTGGGTTTATGGGTACGGTAATTGGTATGATTCAGGCTTTTGATATGATTGCAGTAGCAAATGATATTTCTCCTGGAGTAGTAGCAGTTGGTATTAAAGTAGCATTATTAACAACCGTATTTGGTTTAATTGTAGCTATTATTTTACAGATTTTTTATAATTATATCGTTTCTAAAATCGATAGTATTGTAAACAACATGGAAGATGCATCTATTCAATTAATAGATTTATTAGTGAAATATAAAAAATAA
- a CDS encoding asparaginase — MTRKPNILLIYTGGTIGMMKDYKTNALKAFDFSQIVEKIPELQQLNCTIESISFEEPIDSSNMNTVYYISIVEIIEENYKKFDGFVVLSGSDTMAYTSSAISFMLENLQKPIIFTGSQLPIGDLRTDAKENLITSIEVASANKNGMPIISEVCLYFEYKLYRANRTTKISSEEFEAFTSLNFPPLAESGVHLKFNEHIVQHSNNKDNVLIVRKNLVEEVVILKLFPGISNLVIESILNIPNLKGVVLETYGSGNAPNSESFIGLLKKAIEKGIKIVNVTQCISGRVMMGHYDTSLLLLEMGVINGRDITTESAIAKLMYLLDKNLSDEEFIHFFEKSLRGELTDNYHF, encoded by the coding sequence ATGACAAGGAAACCTAACATATTACTTATATATACTGGCGGAACGATTGGTATGATGAAAGACTATAAAACAAATGCCTTAAAAGCATTCGATTTTAGTCAGATTGTAGAAAAGATTCCAGAATTACAACAGTTAAACTGTACTATAGAAAGTATTTCTTTCGAAGAGCCCATAGATTCATCAAACATGAATACTGTATATTATATAAGTATAGTAGAAATTATTGAAGAAAATTATAAAAAATTTGATGGTTTTGTGGTTTTATCAGGCTCAGACACTATGGCGTATACTTCTTCTGCAATAAGTTTTATGTTAGAAAATTTGCAAAAACCGATCATTTTTACAGGATCTCAACTACCAATTGGAGATTTAAGAACCGATGCTAAAGAAAATTTAATTACCTCAATAGAAGTTGCAAGTGCAAATAAAAATGGAATGCCCATTATATCTGAAGTTTGTTTGTATTTTGAATACAAATTATACAGAGCAAATAGAACAACAAAAATAAGTTCTGAAGAATTTGAGGCTTTTACCTCTTTAAATTTTCCTCCATTAGCAGAAAGTGGTGTGCATCTTAAATTTAATGAGCATATTGTTCAACACTCTAATAATAAAGATAATGTTTTAATTGTTAGAAAAAATTTGGTTGAGGAAGTAGTTATTTTAAAATTGTTTCCTGGAATATCAAATTTAGTGATAGAAAGTATTTTAAATATTCCAAATTTAAAAGGAGTTGTATTAGAAACGTATGGGTCTGGTAATGCACCAAATTCAGAAAGTTTTATTGGTTTGTTAAAAAAGGCAATAGAGAAAGGTATTAAAATTGTAAACGTAACCCAATGTATAAGTGGTCGGGTAATGATGGGGCATTATGATACAAGTTTACTGCTTTTAGAAATGGGGGTTATTAATGGTAGAGATATTACCACAGAGTCTGCTATTGCCAAATTAATGTACTTATTAGATAAAAACCTATCAGATGAGGAGTTTATACATTTTTTTGAAAAATCTTTAAGAGGCGAATTAACTGATAATTATCATTTTTAA
- a CDS encoding zinc metallopeptidase yields the protein MIGFYILIGAIALASWLVSNTLKNKFKKYSKIQLRNGMSGAEIAEKMLADNGIFDVKVISTPGRLTDHYNPTDKTVNLSESVYNQRNAAAAAVAAHECGHAVQHAKAYSYLTMRSQLVPIVSVTSKFSQWLVIGGLILGAASGATGIGFYIAIAGLVFMGFATLFSFITLPVEYDASNRALAWLENKNMVSQEELAGATDALKWAARTYLVAALGSLASLLYWGLQILGGRD from the coding sequence ATGATAGGATTCTATATTTTAATTGGTGCAATTGCTTTAGCGAGCTGGTTAGTAAGTAATACGCTGAAAAACAAATTTAAAAAATACTCTAAAATTCAGCTTAGAAATGGAATGAGCGGTGCTGAAATTGCAGAAAAGATGTTGGCTGATAATGGTATTTTTGATGTAAAAGTAATTTCTACTCCTGGTAGATTAACAGACCATTACAACCCTACAGATAAAACAGTAAACTTAAGTGAATCTGTGTATAACCAAAGAAATGCTGCAGCTGCGGCTGTTGCTGCACATGAGTGCGGACACGCAGTACAACATGCAAAAGCGTATAGTTATTTAACAATGCGATCTCAATTAGTACCTATTGTAAGTGTTACTTCTAAATTCTCGCAATGGTTGGTAATTGGTGGTTTAATTTTAGGCGCAGCTTCTGGAGCAACCGGAATCGGTTTTTACATTGCCATTGCTGGTTTAGTTTTTATGGGGTTTGCAACACTTTTTAGTTTTATTACTTTACCTGTAGAATATGATGCAAGTAATAGAGCTTTGGCTTGGTTAGAAAACAAGAATATGGTTTCTCAAGAAGAATTAGCTGGCGCAACAGATGCTTTAAAATGGGCTGCAAGAACATACTTAGTAGCTGCTTTAGGTTCTTTAGCTTCTTTATTATATTGGGGACTGCAAATATTAGGAGGAAGAGATTAA
- a CDS encoding NAD(P)/FAD-dependent oxidoreductase: MEEAYDVVIIGAGTAGLMLARELGKTKCKILLLDRRKDLLNFSFKTLASFMDLKDFDLSENIVAQHINTMVVHSKRVKSEIKDDLYILDKEILHKELLESLDYNYVDIKTGVHVNDIFKENSKDLYTHISDKKGNIYKGKIFVDASGTVGVISKKVGLLDSSYSVATGVEYNVKYHGNSNEMHLMIGKTYEGGYGWIFPLKNERAIIGFGTLEETLFKGLKNRLNKIIELPKFKKLVTKDNDLVEGGSIPITPVLEKFTLNNLVCVGDSVSQVNPIAGEGYKFIFEAAIMASKHIKNAIENKDINLLIGFEEDWKKRFSSNYKRSKIAQNRIFSSFSKNDISTDIGMVLLKLRSNKKNVQTLSGEYE; this comes from the coding sequence ATGGAAGAGGCTTATGATGTTGTAATTATTGGAGCAGGAACAGCTGGCTTAATGCTTGCAAGAGAGCTTGGTAAGACTAAATGTAAAATATTACTTTTAGATAGGAGAAAAGATTTATTAAATTTTTCATTTAAAACTTTAGCGAGTTTTATGGATTTAAAAGATTTTGATTTATCAGAAAATATCGTTGCTCAGCATATTAATACAATGGTAGTTCACTCTAAAAGAGTAAAATCTGAAATTAAAGATGATTTATATATTTTAGACAAAGAAATACTTCATAAAGAACTTTTAGAGTCTCTTGATTATAATTATGTAGATATTAAAACAGGAGTACATGTAAATGATATTTTTAAAGAAAACTCTAAAGACTTATATACTCATATATCAGATAAAAAGGGAAATATATATAAAGGTAAAATCTTTGTTGATGCTTCTGGTACAGTTGGTGTAATTAGTAAAAAAGTTGGATTATTAGATAGTAGCTACAGCGTTGCAACAGGTGTTGAGTACAACGTAAAATACCATGGGAATTCTAATGAAATGCACTTGATGATTGGCAAAACTTATGAAGGAGGTTATGGTTGGATTTTTCCATTAAAAAATGAAAGGGCAATTATTGGCTTTGGTACTTTAGAAGAGACACTTTTTAAAGGTTTGAAAAATAGATTAAATAAAATTATTGAATTACCAAAATTTAAAAAACTAGTTACTAAAGATAATGATTTAGTAGAAGGAGGTAGTATTCCAATAACACCAGTTTTAGAAAAATTTACTTTAAATAATTTAGTTTGTGTAGGTGATAGTGTTTCTCAAGTAAATCCTATTGCAGGGGAAGGTTATAAATTTATATTTGAAGCTGCAATTATGGCTAGTAAACATATAAAAAACGCTATTGAAAATAAAGATATTAATCTTTTAATTGGCTTTGAAGAAGATTGGAAAAAGAGATTTTCGTCTAATTATAAAAGATCAAAAATAGCGCAAAATAGAATCTTTAGTTCTTTTTCTAAAAATGATATTTCAACCGATATTGGTATGGTTTTATTAAAATTAAGATCCAATAAGAAAAATGTTCAAACGCTATCTGGAGAATATGAATAA
- the lepA gene encoding translation elongation factor 4: MKNIRNFCIIAHIDHGKSTLADRLLEYTGAVTDREKKDQLLDNMDLERERGITIKSHAIQMDFEYKGEQYILNLIDTPGHVDFSYEVSRSIAACEGALLIVDAAQSIQAQTISNLYLALENDLEIIPILNKVDLPSANPEEVTDDIVDLLGCDPEDVIHASGKTGFGVENILAAIIDRVPAPKGDPDAPLQALIFDSVYNSYRGIETYFRVLNGEIKKGQQIKFMATGKNYFADEVGTLKLEQVVKKSVKTGDVGYLITGIKTAKEVKVGDTITDALNPTTEIIDGFEDVKPMVFAGIYPVDTEDFEELRYSMEKLQLNDASLVFVPESSAALGFGFRCGFLGMLHMEIIQERLEREFNMTVITTVPNVSYHAYTKKNPNEILLLNNPTDLPDPSRLDRVEEPFIKASIITKSDYVGQVMSLCIEKRGEIVNQTYLTTERVELIFDMPLAEIVFDFYDRLKTVSKGYASFDYSPIGMRESKLVRVDLLLNGQPVDALSALLHADNAYTIGKKIVEKLKELIPRQQFDIPIQAAIGAKIIARETTKALRKDVTAKCYGGDISRKRKLLEKQKKGKKRMRQVGNVEIPQEAFMAVLKLND; the protein is encoded by the coding sequence ATGAAAAACATTAGAAACTTTTGCATTATCGCACATATAGATCATGGTAAAAGTACGTTAGCAGATAGATTGTTAGAGTACACAGGTGCTGTAACAGATCGTGAAAAGAAAGATCAGTTATTAGATAATATGGATTTAGAGCGAGAACGTGGTATTACCATAAAATCGCATGCTATCCAAATGGATTTTGAATATAAAGGAGAGCAATATATCTTAAATTTAATTGACACTCCTGGTCACGTAGATTTCTCTTACGAAGTTTCTCGTTCTATAGCCGCTTGTGAAGGCGCATTGTTAATTGTAGATGCAGCACAAAGTATACAGGCACAAACAATTTCTAATCTATATCTAGCTTTAGAGAACGATTTAGAAATTATTCCTATTTTAAATAAAGTAGATTTACCTTCTGCAAACCCAGAAGAAGTAACAGATGATATTGTAGATTTATTAGGTTGCGACCCAGAAGATGTAATTCACGCAAGTGGAAAAACAGGTTTTGGAGTGGAGAATATTTTAGCTGCAATTATCGATAGAGTTCCTGCGCCAAAAGGAGACCCAGATGCACCATTGCAAGCCTTAATTTTTGATTCTGTTTACAATTCTTATCGTGGAATAGAAACTTATTTCCGTGTTTTAAACGGAGAAATAAAAAAAGGACAACAAATTAAGTTTATGGCAACTGGCAAAAATTATTTTGCAGATGAAGTTGGTACTTTAAAGCTAGAGCAAGTTGTAAAAAAATCTGTTAAAACAGGTGATGTTGGGTATTTAATTACAGGAATTAAAACAGCAAAAGAAGTAAAAGTAGGAGATACTATTACAGATGCTCTTAACCCAACTACAGAAATAATTGATGGTTTTGAGGATGTAAAACCAATGGTTTTTGCAGGAATTTATCCGGTAGACACAGAAGATTTTGAAGAATTGCGTTATTCTATGGAAAAATTGCAATTAAATGATGCTTCTTTGGTTTTTGTACCAGAAAGTTCTGCCGCTTTAGGTTTTGGTTTCCGTTGTGGATTTTTAGGAATGTTACACATGGAAATTATTCAAGAACGTCTAGAACGTGAGTTTAATATGACCGTTATTACAACGGTTCCTAACGTTTCTTACCACGCGTACACAAAGAAAAATCCGAACGAAATATTACTTTTAAATAATCCTACAGATTTACCAGATCCATCGAGATTAGATAGAGTGGAAGAGCCTTTTATCAAAGCAAGTATTATTACTAAGTCAGATTATGTTGGGCAAGTAATGAGTTTGTGTATAGAAAAACGTGGTGAAATAGTAAATCAGACTTATTTAACCACAGAAAGAGTAGAATTGATTTTTGATATGCCTTTGGCAGAAATTGTTTTCGATTTTTACGATCGTTTAAAAACGGTTTCTAAAGGATATGCTTCTTTCGATTATTCTCCAATTGGTATGAGAGAATCTAAATTAGTTAGAGTAGATTTATTGTTAAATGGACAACCTGTAGATGCCCTTTCTGCACTTTTACATGCAGATAACGCCTATACAATTGGTAAGAAAATTGTAGAGAAGTTAAAAGAATTAATTCCACGTCAACAGTTCGATATTCCTATTCAGGCAGCAATTGGAGCAAAAATTATTGCCCGTGAAACTACCAAAGCATTGCGTAAAGATGTTACAGCAAAATGTTATGGTGGAGATATTTCTAGAAAACGTAAGTTATTAGAAAAGCAGAAAAAAGGTAAAAAGAGAATGCGTCAGGTTGGTAATGTAGAAATTCCGCAAGAAGCATTTATGGCAGTTTTAAAGCTGAATGATTAA
- a CDS encoding EF-hand domain-containing protein codes for MISYSIKESNYIMGAKEDILKKISFLITSKFQSPAEAFLFFDKDKDGKLNKGEVKDLLKDADISGFFRGIVAGELIKGYDKSGDECINLEEFKVAIAELERDL; via the coding sequence ATGATATCTTACAGTATAAAAGAATCAAATTATATTATGGGAGCAAAAGAAGATATTTTAAAGAAAATCAGTTTTTTAATTACTAGTAAATTTCAAAGTCCGGCAGAAGCTTTTCTTTTTTTTGATAAAGATAAAGATGGTAAATTAAATAAAGGCGAAGTAAAAGACCTATTAAAAGATGCTGATATCAGTGGCTTTTTTAGAGGAATTGTTGCTGGTGAATTGATAAAAGGATACGATAAATCTGGAGATGAATGTATCAATTTAGAAGAATTTAAAGTAGCCATTGCAGAACTAGAAAGAGATTTGTAA
- the dusB gene encoding tRNA dihydrouridine synthase DusB — translation MIKIGNIELPDFPLLLAPMEDVSDPPFRALCKEHGADVVYTEFISSEGLIRDAAKSIMKLDIYEKERPVGIQIFGANLESMLRTVEIVEKSNPDIIDINFGCPVKKVVSKGAGAGILKDIDLMVSLTEAMVKHTNLPITVKTRLGWDHDSIRIVEVAERLQDVGCAAISIHGRTRAQMYKGEADWKPIAAVKNNQRMHIPVFGNGDVTSPEKAMEMRDSYGLDGCMIGRAAIGYPWFFNEIKHFFNTGEHLAKPTIAQRVEMARRHLQMAIDWKGAGLGVLETRRHYTNYFKGIPHFKEYRMKMVTSDDASDVFAAFDEVEAKFKNTIIPQF, via the coding sequence TTGATTAAAATCGGCAACATAGAATTACCAGACTTTCCTCTTTTATTAGCACCAATGGAGGATGTTTCTGACCCACCATTTAGAGCTTTATGTAAAGAACATGGAGCAGATGTGGTATACACAGAGTTTATTTCTTCTGAAGGCTTAATCCGTGATGCAGCAAAAAGTATCATGAAATTAGACATCTATGAAAAAGAACGTCCGGTAGGAATTCAGATTTTTGGAGCCAATTTAGAGTCGATGTTAAGAACCGTCGAAATTGTTGAAAAATCGAATCCAGATATTATTGACATCAACTTTGGTTGCCCTGTTAAGAAAGTCGTTTCTAAAGGCGCAGGAGCAGGAATTTTAAAAGACATAGATTTAATGGTTTCATTAACAGAAGCCATGGTAAAACACACTAATTTGCCTATTACAGTTAAAACTAGATTAGGTTGGGATCATGATTCTATTAGAATTGTAGAAGTAGCAGAAAGATTGCAAGATGTTGGTTGTGCTGCCATTTCTATTCATGGTAGAACGCGTGCCCAAATGTATAAAGGGGAAGCAGATTGGAAACCTATTGCAGCTGTAAAAAATAACCAAAGAATGCACATTCCGGTTTTTGGAAATGGAGATGTAACCTCTCCTGAAAAAGCAATGGAAATGAGAGATTCTTACGGTTTAGATGGCTGTATGATTGGTAGAGCAGCTATTGGATATCCTTGGTTTTTTAACGAAATAAAACATTTTTTTAATACTGGTGAACATTTAGCAAAACCAACAATTGCACAACGTGTAGAAATGGCAAGAAGACATTTACAAATGGCTATTGATTGGAAAGGTGCTGGTTTAGGAGTTTTAGAAACTAGAAGACATTACACCAATTATTTTAAAGGAATACCGCATTTTAAAGAATATAGAATGAAAATGGTAACTTCGGATGATGCTAGTGATGTTTTTGCTGCCTTTGATGAAGTTGAAGCGAAGTTTAAAAATACCATTATTCCTCAGTTTTAA
- a CDS encoding ABC transporter permease, producing MNFPFYIAKRYLFTKTGNNAINIITIIASFGVIVGSLALFIILSGFSGLRTFSYSLLDVSDPDIKITSNKGKTFLYTDDVHQAFINNTSIKATSKIIEERVFLEYNDKNEIAYIKGVEASYTSITNIDSVISLGNWLNVNQPNTAVVGNGISRKLSLGVLNYGAPLTVMVPKPGVGFINPNNAFYKAEVQIVGLYSGTEEFESKFVFVSINDAKNLLNFKKNEITGIEIKLKDNLDADLFSEELQEQLGDQFKVQTKQQLNEVFYKVINTENFVSYLIFTLIVIIALFNVIGAIIMMIIDKKSNLKTLFSLGASIKDIKKIFILQGFLLTFLGMIIGLSLGILIVFIQKEFGVFMITQNFAYPVEFRFSNLFIVIATITVLGFIASKIASSRISKEFVEK from the coding sequence TTGAACTTTCCCTTCTACATAGCCAAAAGATATTTATTTACTAAAACAGGTAATAATGCTATAAATATTATTACCATTATTGCTTCTTTTGGAGTGATTGTAGGTTCATTAGCCTTGTTTATTATACTTTCTGGCTTTTCTGGTTTACGTACATTTAGTTACAGTTTATTAGATGTTTCAGATCCTGATATTAAAATAACTTCTAATAAAGGAAAGACTTTTTTATATACGGATGATGTTCATCAAGCATTCATAAACAATACTTCTATTAAAGCAACTTCTAAAATTATAGAAGAGCGTGTTTTTTTAGAGTACAATGATAAGAATGAAATTGCTTATATAAAGGGAGTTGAAGCGAGTTATACTTCTATTACAAACATAGATTCTGTAATCAGTTTAGGGAATTGGTTAAATGTAAATCAGCCAAATACTGCAGTTGTTGGTAATGGAATTTCAAGAAAATTATCATTAGGAGTTTTAAATTATGGTGCTCCTTTGACAGTTATGGTTCCTAAGCCAGGAGTAGGTTTTATCAACCCAAATAATGCTTTTTACAAAGCAGAAGTGCAAATTGTGGGCTTGTATTCTGGTACAGAAGAGTTTGAAAGTAAATTTGTTTTTGTTTCTATAAATGACGCAAAGAATTTGTTGAATTTTAAGAAAAATGAAATAACAGGTATAGAAATTAAATTAAAAGATAATTTAGATGCAGATTTGTTTTCTGAAGAACTACAAGAACAATTAGGAGATCAATTTAAAGTACAAACCAAACAACAATTAAACGAGGTTTTTTATAAGGTAATCAACACAGAGAATTTTGTGTCTTATCTTATTTTTACGTTAATTGTAATTATAGCATTATTTAATGTTATTGGTGCAATTATAATGATGATTATCGATAAAAAATCGAATTTAAAAACCCTTTTCAGTTTAGGTGCCTCTATAAAAGACATTAAGAAAATATTTATTTTACAAGGTTTTCTATTAACCTTTTTAGGAATGATTATCGGTTTATCATTAGGAATTCTAATCGTTTTTATTCAGAAAGAATTTGGCGTATTTATGATAACTCAAAACTTTGCTTATCCGGTAGAATTTAGATTTTCTAATCTTTTTATTGTAATTGCTACTATTACTGTCTTAGGTTTTATTGCCTCTAAAATTGCAAGTAGTAGAATATCTAAAGAGTTTGTTGAGAAATAA
- the rbfA gene encoding 30S ribosome-binding factor RbfA has protein sequence MEETNRQRKIAGVLQKDLVDVLQKAAQDGMKGIIISVSKVHVTSDLGVAKVYLSVFPSSNREELIKGVQSNTVLIRHEMAKRTKHQLRRMPELLFFGDDTLDYIEEIDKSLKGEDDNPIKDPSVLPRRKRN, from the coding sequence ATGGAAGAAACGAACAGACAACGTAAAATTGCAGGAGTATTGCAAAAGGATTTGGTAGATGTTTTACAGAAAGCAGCACAAGATGGTATGAAGGGAATAATTATTTCTGTTTCTAAGGTTCATGTAACATCAGATTTAGGAGTCGCTAAAGTTTATTTAAGTGTATTTCCTTCTAGCAATAGAGAAGAGCTGATTAAAGGAGTGCAATCTAACACTGTTTTAATTCGCCATGAAATGGCTAAAAGAACAAAACATCAATTACGTAGAATGCCAGAATTATTGTTTTTTGGAGATGATACGTTAGATTATATTGAGGAAATTGATAAATCTTTAAAAGGTGAAGACGACAACCCTATTAAAGACCCTAGCGTTTTACCTAGACGTAAAAGGAATTAA
- a CDS encoding response regulator transcription factor has protein sequence MMKYSVVIVDDHTLLSQAIAAMVNTFSKFKVLYTCKNGQELIDKFSTSPEFIPDVVLMDINMPIMNGIETTEWISKNHQDVHVMALSVEDEDATILKMLKVGAISYLLKDTEKVVLEKALVEIAENGFYHTKNVTNLLMKSLSGGGKAEIQLKEREITFMKHACSELTYKEIAEIMCLSPKTIDGYRDVLFTKLQVKNRVGLVMYAIKNKIYTP, from the coding sequence ATGATGAAATATTCAGTTGTTATTGTAGATGACCACACATTACTTTCGCAAGCAATTGCTGCTATGGTAAATACTTTTAGTAAATTTAAAGTCTTATATACCTGTAAAAATGGACAAGAATTAATTGATAAATTCTCTACTTCACCAGAATTTATTCCAGATGTTGTTTTAATGGATATTAATATGCCGATAATGAACGGAATTGAAACTACAGAATGGATTTCTAAAAACCATCAAGATGTGCATGTAATGGCACTTTCCGTAGAAGATGAAGACGCTACTATTTTAAAAATGTTAAAAGTTGGTGCTATAAGCTATTTATTAAAAGATACTGAAAAAGTAGTTTTAGAAAAGGCTCTAGTAGAAATAGCAGAAAACGGATTTTATCATACCAAAAATGTAACCAATCTATTAATGAAATCTCTTTCTGGTGGAGGAAAGGCCGAAATACAACTAAAAGAAAGAGAAATTACCTTTATGAAACACGCTTGTTCTGAGTTAACCTATAAGGAAATTGCAGAAATTATGTGTTTAAGTCCAAAAACAATTGATGGATATAGAGATGTTTTGTTTACTAAATTACAGGTAAAAAATAGAGTAGGTTTGGTAATGTATGCAATTAAAAATAAAATTTACACTCCATAA
- a CDS encoding sensor histidine kinase, with the protein MESEASQIILIVTTIIIVTFVIFIILLFTVFQKRKNSLLEQQEQNKKRFEREIAETQIEIREETLRNISWELHDNIGQLLTLAKIQLQNVSLENIHEVSETITKGLTEVRALSKLINPEAIKNIKLREAIQLEIDRFNRLNFINSALIIKGEGELNNEKSCIIIFRILQEFFSNTIKHSKASNLTVELNFSEHYLEITAKDDGVGFSSLEGKSNGIGLENIKNRAKLIGATAVFTSEVNKGTSLNIVYKL; encoded by the coding sequence ATGGAGTCAGAAGCGAGTCAAATAATATTAATTGTAACCACTATAATAATAGTTACGTTTGTTATTTTTATTATATTATTGTTTACTGTTTTTCAGAAAAGAAAAAACTCCCTGTTAGAGCAGCAAGAACAAAATAAAAAGAGATTTGAAAGAGAGATTGCAGAAACACAAATTGAAATTAGGGAGGAAACCTTAAGAAATATTAGTTGGGAGTTACACGATAATATTGGGCAATTACTAACACTAGCTAAAATTCAATTGCAGAATGTTTCTCTAGAAAATATTCATGAAGTTTCAGAAACGATTACTAAAGGGCTAACAGAAGTAAGGGCGCTATCAAAATTAATAAACCCTGAAGCTATAAAAAACATCAAATTAAGGGAGGCTATACAGCTAGAAATAGATAGATTTAATAGATTAAATTTTATCAATTCTGCCTTAATTATTAAAGGAGAGGGAGAATTAAATAATGAAAAATCTTGCATTATTATTTTTAGAATCTTACAAGAGTTTTTTTCCAATACCATTAAACATTCCAAAGCATCTAATCTAACTGTAGAGTTAAATTTCAGTGAACATTATTTAGAAATTACAGCGAAAGACGATGGAGTTGGTTTTTCCTCTTTAGAGGGTAAATCTAATGGAATAGGATTAGAGAATATTAAAAATAGAGCAAAATTAATAGGTGCAACGGCCGTTTTTACTTCCGAAGTAAATAAAGGTACTTCCTTAAATATAGTATATAAGTTATGA
- a CDS encoding F0F1 ATP synthase subunit epsilon, protein MFLEIVTPEAILFSARIDSLSVPGENGEFQMLNNHAPIVANLKEGIVKIHVHSKEHLEFDQFKGHYEIHIDDDNILTIAIKSGTLELKDNKAIILAD, encoded by the coding sequence ATGTTTTTAGAAATTGTAACACCAGAAGCTATATTATTTTCAGCAAGAATTGACTCATTGTCGGTTCCTGGAGAGAATGGTGAGTTTCAAATGTTAAATAATCACGCACCAATTGTTGCTAACTTAAAGGAAGGAATAGTTAAAATTCATGTTCATAGTAAAGAACATCTAGAATTCGATCAATTTAAAGGACATTATGAAATTCATATAGATGATGATAATATTCTAACAATTGCTATTAAATCTGGAACTTTAGAATTAAAAGATAATAAAGCAATTATTTTAGCAGATTAA